Genomic window (Chloroflexota bacterium):
AACAACCTCGCCGCGCAGGAGGCGCGGGCTTGTGACGGTGCGCGTCGAGACGGGCCGCTCGTTAGCGCCCATCCCTCTTCCCTTTGCCCTCGGCGCGCTCTTCGTAGCTCTCCATCAGGGTCCTGCTCTTCTTCGCAAGAAGATCGCCCAGGAAGACGGTCGAAAGCTGCTGGCCCATGGATGGGACCTTCACCTCGGGGGCCGCGGCGGGGCTCGTCACTGCGCCTGCCTCCCACTTCACCCGCTCCTCATGGACAGCGCCGAAGTAGCGCGCCAGGGCCGCCTCGTTCTTATCGCGCAGGGCCTTGCGCAGCTCGAGAAGCTCCGTGATCGCGCGGTCAATCCACCCGCCGATCTCCTCGGCGTTCGTCATGTAGATATCCCGATTCATCGTCGGGTCGCCCCCGGCTAGGCGCGAAACATCGCGATAGCCGCTGGAGGCCAGGCGCGCGATCTCATGCCACGATGGGCTCTTTGATGTCGCCGAGACCAGGGCCGATGAAAGAGCGATGGGCAAGTGGCTCGCGGCGGCGACGAAGCTATCGTGCTCCTGGGGATCAAGGAAATACGGCTTCCCGCCGATGGTTTCAACGATGCCGACGACCGCTTCGACGGCCCAATCCGCGGCGTCCCGACTCGGGAAGAGACACCAGACCTTATCGCGAAAGAGCGTCGCCTCGCCCGCCTCCGGGCCGGAGGTCTCTTTCCCCGCCATCGGGTGCCCGCCGATGAAGCTCACGCTCTTCGGCAGGAACTCCTCGGCCCACTTCATCACCTGCTGCTTGGTGCTCCCGGTGTCCGTCACGGCGCACTGGGCGGGCATCTCCCTCCCGATCTCCTGAAGCACCTCGCGGATCGCGGAGACGGGAGTCGCGATGATGACGAGGTCGGCGCTCCGGACGGCATTGCGAAGGTTGCCCTCGGCTGAGTCTATAGCCAGCCTCTTGTGGGCCTGGCGCGCATTGCCGTGTTCCACATCGTAGCCCACGATCTTGATGCTCGCCTGTTTCGCGTTCTTTAAGCCAAGGCCGATCGAAGTGCCGATAAGCCCCATGCCGATGATGGTGATTTGCGCCATAAAAGACGTCCCTTCTACTTCTTCCGTCGCTGCAGGATCGCCGCGACCCGGTCCAAGATTCGCTGGGCAACCTCATACTTGGGCATCAGCGCCACCGGCTCCTGCTTCCCCTGGGAATCTATGATGACGACTCGATTATTATCCGAAGAGAAACCGGCATCCCTGGCCGAAACATCGTTGGCGACGATAAGGTCAAGGCGTTTCTTCTGCAGCTTGGCCTTGGCATTCGCGATGAGATTCTCCGTCTCCGCCGCAAAGCCCACACGTACCTGACCGCCTTGGACTGTCGCCAGGATATCGGCGGTGGGCTTGAGGTCCACAACGTATGCCGCATCCTTTTTCTTGATCTTAGACTTGGCCGGGGATGCGGGCGTGTAATCGGCGACTGCGGCGGCCATGATGAGCGCGGATGCCCCCTTCACCACCTTGGCGACGGCATCGCGCATCTGGCGGGCCGTCTCCACGTGAACGACATCAACGCCCACCGGGTCGGGCAAGGCCGTCGGCGCGGTGACCAGCGTTACCCTCGCGCCGCGGTCGCGCGCCGCTTCGGCGATGGCGTAGCCCATCTTGCCGGAGGAGCGGTTCGTGATGACGCGGACCGGGTCTATCGGCTCCTGGGTCCCGCCCGATGTGATCACCACGTGCCTGCCCCGAAGGTCGCCATCGCGCTTGCCTAGGACCTGGCTGATGGTCCCAAGGAGCTTGGCCGTCTCCGAAAGTCTACCGACGCCCGAGAGTCCCGAGGCGAGGTAGCCCCTGTCCGGGCCGATGAAGAGGACGCCGCGCCGCTGAAGCGTTTTGACGTTCTCCTGGGTCGCCGGGCTATCCCACATGTGGCCGTCCATCGCCGGAGCAACGATGACCGGTGCGGCAGTGGCGAGGAGCGTGCATGTCAGCAGGTCGTCGGCAAGGCCGTGAGCCATCTTGGCCATGATGTTTGCCGTCGCGGGGGCGACAGCTACCACATCGGCGCGGTTCGCCAGTGCTACGTGCTCAACGCTCGTCTCGGAATCAGGGTCGAAGAGCTCCCGGTGGACGGTGCGATGGGTAAGACTGCTGAAGGTAAGGGCCGAGACGAACTTCTCCGCCTCACGCGTCATGACTACGTCCACGATGGCGCCCGCCTGGGTGAGCTTGCTTGCCAGGTCGGCGGCCTTGTAGGCGGCGATGCTCCCGGAGACGCCAAGGACGATGTGTTTCCCCTTAAGCACGAGCGCCTGCCGCCTTTTCGTTCATCTCATAGAGGATGCGCAGGCCGATGAGCACCAAGTCATAGTTCACGTGGTCCACCACCTTCGTTTCACTGGCGATGAGCCGGGCAAGGCCCCCGGTCGCCACGACCTTCGCGCCGCCGCCAAGCTCCTTCTGGAAGCGGGCAACCAGCCCTTCGATGAGGCCAACATACCCGTAGAAAAGCCCCGCCTGCATGCTGGCCACCGTGTTGCGTCCGATGGCCGCCTTCGGCCGGGCGAACTCGATACGCGGCAGCTTCGATGCGCGCTGGAAGAGGGCCTCCGCAGCGAGATTCACCCCGGGCGCGATCGCGCCGCCGAGGTAGTCGCCTTCAGCGGTTATCGCGTCAAACACGGTGGCCGTGCCGAAGTCAATCACGATCAGCGGCGCGCCGTAGAGCTTGCGAGCGGCGACGCCATGACAGATCCGGTCGGAGCCAACCTCCCGGGGATTTTCATAGAGGACGCGCATCCCGGTCTTCGTCCCCGTGCCGACGACAACCGGGGTGACCTTGAAATACTGCTGAAAGATTTCCTCGAAAGTCGGGATCAACGGCGGGACGACGCTGCTGAAGATGCCCGCCTTCACATCGGTGAGCGCAAGGCCGTTGTGCTGGAGGATCTGCATGCTCATCGCGGCGAACTCATCGGGCTGGCGGCGAACGTCGGTCGCCATGCGCCATGTTGCGCGCAGCTTCTCGCCGTCCCAGACGCCGTAGTTGATGTTCGTATTCCCAATGTCAATGGCAAGCAACATGAAGGTCCTCGCGGTGGCAACCCAGAGATTATACGGACTCCAGAGATGGGGGTGCAAACGGCCCGCTTCAGTGGGCCAGGGGGAAAGCTAGCCCCGAAGCGCCGCGATGGCCCGGGGAAGCCTCTGAAGGAGGTCTGAGGCGATGGCCCCGGTGTCGCCTACCTCCGAGCGGACCAGCTCACCCGCGGCGCCATGGAGGTAGGCCCCCAGGGCTGCGGCCTTCTCCGAGGACAAGCCCTGCCCCAGGAGGGCCGCCACCACGCCGGCCAGAACATCGCCTGTGCCAGCGGTGGCCAGGGCCGGGTTGGCAACCGGGTTGACGATAACTGCGCCGCCAGGAGAGGCGGTGAGGGAGTAGGCGCCCTTCAGGAGGACGACTTTTCCCCATGAGGAGGCCACCTTCTTTGAGATGCCGAAGCGGTTTGTCTGGACCTCTTTCACAGATAGCCTGGCAAGTCGCGACATCTCTCCGGGATGAGGCGTCAGAATTGCCTCTTTGGGAGTCCTTTTCGGCCAGGAGGGCATCCTCGCAAGGATATTCAGCGCATCGGCGTCTAAGAC
Coding sequences:
- a CDS encoding prephenate dehydrogenase/arogenate dehydrogenase family protein yields the protein MAQITIIGMGLIGTSIGLGLKNAKQASIKIVGYDVEHGNARQAHKRLAIDSAEGNLRNAVRSADLVIIATPVSAIREVLQEIGREMPAQCAVTDTGSTKQQVMKWAEEFLPKSVSFIGGHPMAGKETSGPEAGEATLFRDKVWCLFPSRDAADWAVEAVVGIVETIGGKPYFLDPQEHDSFVAAASHLPIALSSALVSATSKSPSWHEIARLASSGYRDVSRLAGGDPTMNRDIYMTNAEEIGGWIDRAITELLELRKALRDKNEAALARYFGAVHEERVKWEAGAVTSPAAAPEVKVPSMGQQLSTVFLGDLLAKKSRTLMESYEERAEGKGKRDGR
- the coaBC gene encoding bifunctional phosphopantothenoylcysteine decarboxylase/phosphopantothenate--cysteine ligase CoaBC, with the protein product MLKGKHIVLGVSGSIAAYKAADLASKLTQAGAIVDVVMTREAEKFVSALTFSSLTHRTVHRELFDPDSETSVEHVALANRADVVAVAPATANIMAKMAHGLADDLLTCTLLATAAPVIVAPAMDGHMWDSPATQENVKTLQRRGVLFIGPDRGYLASGLSGVGRLSETAKLLGTISQVLGKRDGDLRGRHVVITSGGTQEPIDPVRVITNRSSGKMGYAIAEAARDRGARVTLVTAPTALPDPVGVDVVHVETARQMRDAVAKVVKGASALIMAAAVADYTPASPAKSKIKKKDAAYVVDLKPTADILATVQGGQVRVGFAAETENLIANAKAKLQKKRLDLIVANDVSARDAGFSSDNNRVVIIDSQGKQEPVALMPKYEVAQRILDRVAAILQRRKK
- a CDS encoding type III pantothenate kinase, which encodes MLLAIDIGNTNINYGVWDGEKLRATWRMATDVRRQPDEFAAMSMQILQHNGLALTDVKAGIFSSVVPPLIPTFEEIFQQYFKVTPVVVGTGTKTGMRVLYENPREVGSDRICHGVAARKLYGAPLIVIDFGTATVFDAITAEGDYLGGAIAPGVNLAAEALFQRASKLPRIEFARPKAAIGRNTVASMQAGLFYGYVGLIEGLVARFQKELGGGAKVVATGGLARLIASETKVVDHVNYDLVLIGLRILYEMNEKAAGARA